A stretch of Bordetella genomosp. 13 DNA encodes these proteins:
- the lpxK gene encoding tetraacyldisaccharide 4'-kinase gives MTAPSPLLAFLHRQWRHGGWLSTLLAPLSAVTALAVRHKRAAYRDGRRQAWRAPVPVVVVGNLYVGGTGKTPVVIAAVEGLRAHGWTPGVVSRGYGVDVGGAPRVGQGELAPAEFGDEPALIARASGAAVAVHPKRALAAQALLREFPQVDVIVSDDGLQHLQLARDVEIVVQDERGVGNGRLLPAGPLREPAARLDEVDAIVTNVHRLDGAHAGTPNADTPRRFQMRLEPTGARRLIDGAHQPLSWFAQAPRTGRVAAAAGIGNPQRFFQTLRDAGIAPATELPLPDHYDYARSPFVAMPGEHILITPKDAIKCAGLEEPRLWEVHVAAHFSGDFAGWLATTLRSARTQPGKSA, from the coding sequence GTGACCGCTCCATCCCCCCTGCTGGCCTTCCTGCACCGGCAATGGCGGCACGGCGGCTGGCTGTCGACCCTGCTCGCGCCGCTGTCCGCCGTCACCGCGCTGGCCGTGCGCCACAAGCGCGCCGCGTATCGCGACGGCCGGCGCCAAGCCTGGCGGGCTCCCGTGCCGGTGGTGGTGGTGGGCAACCTGTACGTGGGCGGCACGGGCAAGACGCCGGTCGTGATCGCGGCGGTGGAAGGCCTCCGCGCGCATGGCTGGACGCCAGGCGTGGTCAGCCGCGGCTATGGCGTCGACGTGGGCGGGGCGCCGCGCGTCGGCCAGGGTGAGCTGGCGCCTGCCGAGTTCGGCGACGAACCGGCCCTGATCGCGCGGGCGTCAGGCGCTGCGGTGGCGGTGCATCCAAAACGCGCCCTGGCCGCGCAGGCGCTGCTGCGCGAGTTCCCGCAGGTCGACGTGATCGTCTCCGACGATGGGCTGCAGCACCTGCAGCTGGCACGGGACGTGGAAATCGTCGTGCAGGACGAGCGCGGCGTGGGCAACGGCCGGCTGCTGCCCGCAGGCCCGCTGCGCGAACCCGCGGCGCGGCTGGACGAAGTGGACGCAATCGTCACGAACGTGCACCGCCTCGACGGCGCACACGCCGGCACGCCGAACGCCGACACGCCGCGCCGCTTCCAGATGCGTCTCGAGCCGACCGGCGCCCGACGCCTGATCGACGGCGCGCACCAGCCGCTGTCGTGGTTCGCCCAGGCGCCTCGAACCGGGCGGGTCGCGGCAGCTGCGGGCATCGGCAACCCCCAGCGCTTCTTTCAGACCCTGCGCGATGCGGGCATCGCGCCGGCCACCGAACTGCCGCTGCCCGATCACTACGACTATGCCCGTTCGCCCTTCGTCGCGATGCCGGGCGAACACATCCTGATCACCCCCAAAGACGCCATCAAATGCGCCGGCCTGGAAGAACCTCGGTTGTGGGAGGTGCATGTGGCAGCGCATTTCAGCGGCGACTTCGCCGGCTGGCTGGCGACGACGCTGCGTTCGGCGCGCACACAGCCGGGAAAGTCCGCGTAG
- a CDS encoding Trm112 family protein: MESRLLDILVCPLCKGRLEFDRPHAELICKADRLAFPVRDGIPVMLESEARDLDPAPAPPAAP; the protein is encoded by the coding sequence ATGGAATCCCGCCTGCTCGACATCCTCGTCTGCCCCTTGTGCAAGGGTCGACTCGAATTCGACCGCCCGCACGCCGAACTGATATGCAAGGCAGACCGCCTGGCCTTCCCCGTGCGCGACGGCATCCCCGTCATGCTCGAATCCGAGGCCCGCGACCTGGACCCCGCCCCCGCCCCTCCGGCTGCGCCATGA
- the kdsB gene encoding 3-deoxy-manno-octulosonate cytidylyltransferase: MSFVALIPARAASTRLPDKPLADIAGKPMVVRVAERAAQSGASAVHVATDDDRVRQAAQSHGYSALLTRADHATGTDRLAEAVQQLGLPDDAVVVNVQGDEPLIEPELIDAVAAKLLAAPRADIATCACPLADAEALFNPNVVKVVCGADDGALYFSRAPIPWARDALAGGERLLAPGLPALHHIGLYAYRVSFLRRFPALPQGPLERFESLEQLRALEHGHAIVVHRAAQAPAAGVDTPADLARVRAWYANRL; this comes from the coding sequence ATGAGCTTCGTGGCCCTCATCCCAGCCCGCGCCGCTTCCACTCGCCTGCCCGACAAACCCCTGGCCGACATCGCCGGCAAGCCCATGGTGGTGCGCGTGGCCGAGCGCGCCGCGCAATCCGGCGCATCGGCCGTTCACGTCGCCACCGACGACGACCGCGTGCGCCAGGCCGCGCAGTCGCATGGCTATTCGGCCCTGCTGACCCGCGCAGACCACGCCACCGGCACCGACCGGCTGGCCGAGGCGGTACAGCAGCTCGGTTTGCCCGACGACGCCGTGGTCGTCAACGTCCAGGGCGACGAGCCGCTGATCGAACCCGAACTGATCGACGCCGTGGCTGCCAAGCTGCTGGCTGCCCCGCGGGCCGACATCGCCACCTGCGCCTGCCCGCTGGCCGATGCCGAAGCGCTGTTCAATCCCAACGTCGTCAAGGTCGTATGCGGCGCCGACGACGGTGCGCTGTATTTCTCGCGCGCGCCGATACCCTGGGCGCGCGATGCGCTGGCTGGCGGCGAGCGCCTGCTGGCCCCCGGCCTGCCGGCCCTGCACCACATCGGCCTGTATGCCTACCGGGTGTCCTTCCTGCGCCGCTTTCCGGCGCTGCCGCAAGGGCCGCTCGAGCGCTTCGAATCGCTGGAACAACTGCGCGCGCTCGAGCACGGCCACGCCATCGTGGTGCACCGCGCCGCGCAGGCGCCGGCGGCGGGCGTCGATACGCCCGCCGACCTCGCCCGCGTGCGGGCGTGGTACGCAAATCGGTTATAA
- the adk gene encoding adenylate kinase: protein MRLILLGPPGAGKGTQAAFLTQHYGIPQISTGDMLRAAVKAGTPLGIEAKKVMDAGGLVSDDIIIGLVQDRLKQDDCAKGYLFDGFPRTIPQADALKSAGVKLDYVVEIEVPDADIIERMSGRRVHQPSGRSYHVRFNPPKVEGKDDVTGEALVQRDDDREETVRHRLSVYQQQTRPLVDYYAGWARQDADQAPKYRKISGVGAVDEIKARLAQALQS from the coding sequence ATGCGTCTCATCCTGCTCGGACCGCCCGGCGCCGGCAAAGGTACCCAGGCCGCCTTTCTGACCCAGCACTACGGCATTCCGCAGATTTCCACTGGCGACATGCTGCGCGCGGCCGTGAAGGCCGGCACCCCGCTGGGCATCGAGGCCAAGAAGGTCATGGACGCGGGGGGCCTGGTATCGGATGACATCATCATCGGCCTGGTGCAAGACCGGCTCAAGCAGGACGACTGCGCCAAGGGATACCTGTTCGACGGCTTTCCCCGCACCATTCCGCAGGCCGACGCGCTCAAGAGCGCGGGCGTCAAGCTCGACTACGTGGTCGAGATCGAGGTGCCCGACGCCGACATCATCGAACGCATGAGCGGCCGCCGCGTACACCAGCCCAGCGGCCGCAGCTACCACGTCCGCTTCAACCCGCCCAAGGTCGAAGGCAAGGACGACGTCACCGGCGAAGCGCTGGTGCAGCGCGACGACGACCGCGAGGAAACCGTGCGCCACCGCCTGTCGGTCTACCAGCAGCAGACCCGGCCGCTGGTCGATTACTACGCCGGCTGGGCTCGGCAGGACGCCGACCAGGCGCCGAAGTACCGCAAGATCTCGGGCGTGGGCGCGGTCGACGAAATCAAGGCCCGCCTGGCGCAGGCCCTGCAAAGCTGA
- a CDS encoding 3-hydroxyacyl-CoA dehydrogenase: MEIANKVFIVTGGASGLGAGTVRMLTEHGAKVVIADLQDEPGQKLAEELGQRYVHCDVTQEADGQRVVAEAKSLGKLFGLVNCAGVAPAAKIVGKNGAHPLDLFQKVVSINLIGSFNMMRLAAEAMSANDPEPTGERGVLINTASVAAFDGQIGQAAYAASKAGVAGMTLPIARDLAKTGIRCMTIAPGIFGTPMIFGMPQEVQDSLAASIPFPARLGRPEDYAKLVYSIVTNEMLNGETIRLDGAIRMPPK; encoded by the coding sequence ATGGAAATCGCGAACAAGGTATTCATCGTGACGGGCGGCGCATCGGGCCTGGGCGCCGGCACCGTGCGCATGCTGACCGAGCATGGCGCCAAGGTCGTCATCGCCGACCTGCAGGACGAGCCGGGCCAGAAGCTTGCCGAGGAACTCGGCCAACGCTACGTGCACTGCGACGTCACCCAGGAAGCGGACGGCCAGCGCGTGGTGGCCGAGGCCAAGTCGCTGGGCAAGCTGTTCGGCCTGGTCAATTGCGCGGGCGTCGCGCCGGCGGCCAAGATCGTCGGCAAGAACGGCGCCCACCCGCTGGACCTCTTCCAGAAGGTGGTGTCGATCAACCTGATCGGCAGCTTCAACATGATGCGCCTGGCCGCCGAGGCCATGAGCGCCAACGACCCCGAGCCCACCGGCGAGCGCGGCGTGCTGATCAACACGGCCTCCGTGGCCGCGTTCGACGGCCAGATCGGCCAAGCGGCCTATGCGGCCTCGAAGGCAGGCGTGGCCGGCATGACGCTGCCCATCGCGCGCGACCTGGCCAAGACCGGCATCCGCTGCATGACCATCGCCCCCGGCATCTTCGGCACCCCGATGATCTTCGGCATGCCCCAGGAAGTGCAGGATTCGCTGGCCGCCAGCATCCCCTTCCCTGCCCGCCTGGGCCGCCCCGAAGACTACGCCAAGCTGGTGTACAGCATCGTCACCAACGAGATGCTGAACGGCGAGACGATCCGCCTGGACGGCGCGATCCGCATGCCGCCGAAGTAA
- the murJ gene encoding murein biosynthesis integral membrane protein MurJ — protein MALLRSAATVSGFTLLSRITGLARDILIARAFGAGPLTDAFWVAFRIPNLLRRLFAEGAFSQAFVPILGAARNDRGDDEVRALLDRVAVLLTAALMLLTMVGILAAPFVVTLMASGLRDPGRGGEFASAVVMTRIMFPYILCMSLIAFASGVLNTWRRFAVPAFTPVLLNLCMIAACIGLSPRLETPIYGLAIGVMAGGVAQLAVQWIALARLGMAPRPSASPATAWRDPTVQRILKQMAPATLGVSVAQISLLINTNIATWLTPGSVTWLSFADRLMEFPTALLGVALGTVLLPSLSAAHARSDQAAYSGLLDWGLRLVLLLGLPASLGMMLLSDGLVATLFHYGAFEARDVQQTRVAVVAYSVGLIGLLAVKILAPGFYARQDIRTPVKIAVMVLVLTQLLNAVLVPVLAHAGLALAIGLGACINAGSLLFGLRRRGIYRPAAGWGVFLLRVVPALAALGAVLLYADARIDWVGLQTEPALRGLYLFGVLAASGLAYFGGLFACGFRPRDFGRRAIRA, from the coding sequence ATGGCTTTGCTCAGATCGGCCGCCACCGTCAGCGGCTTCACGCTGCTGTCGCGCATCACCGGCCTGGCGCGCGACATCCTGATCGCGCGCGCGTTCGGCGCCGGTCCGCTCACCGACGCATTCTGGGTCGCCTTCCGCATTCCCAATCTGCTGCGCCGCCTGTTCGCCGAAGGCGCCTTCTCGCAGGCTTTCGTGCCCATCCTGGGCGCGGCGCGCAACGATCGCGGCGACGACGAGGTGCGCGCACTGCTGGACCGTGTCGCGGTGCTGCTGACCGCGGCCCTGATGCTGCTGACGATGGTGGGCATCCTGGCCGCCCCCTTCGTGGTCACGCTGATGGCCAGCGGCCTGCGCGACCCCGGGCGCGGCGGCGAGTTCGCCAGCGCGGTCGTGATGACGCGCATCATGTTTCCGTACATCCTCTGCATGTCGCTGATCGCCTTCGCGTCCGGCGTGCTCAACACATGGCGGCGCTTCGCCGTGCCCGCCTTCACCCCGGTGCTGCTCAACCTGTGCATGATCGCCGCCTGCATCGGGTTGTCGCCGCGTCTGGAAACGCCGATCTACGGTCTGGCCATCGGCGTCATGGCGGGAGGCGTGGCGCAACTGGCGGTGCAGTGGATCGCGCTGGCGCGCCTGGGCATGGCGCCGCGTCCGTCGGCCAGCCCCGCCACCGCCTGGCGCGACCCGACCGTGCAGCGCATCCTGAAGCAGATGGCGCCCGCCACCCTGGGCGTCTCGGTGGCGCAGATCTCGCTGCTGATCAACACCAACATCGCCACCTGGCTGACGCCGGGCAGCGTCACGTGGCTGTCCTTCGCCGACCGGCTGATGGAGTTTCCCACCGCGCTGCTGGGCGTGGCGCTGGGCACGGTGCTGCTGCCCAGCCTGTCCGCGGCGCACGCGCGCTCGGACCAGGCCGCTTACAGCGGCCTGCTCGACTGGGGCTTGCGCCTGGTGCTGTTGCTGGGCCTGCCGGCCAGCCTGGGCATGATGCTGCTGTCCGATGGCCTCGTGGCCACGCTGTTTCACTACGGCGCCTTCGAGGCACGGGACGTGCAACAGACCCGCGTGGCGGTCGTGGCGTATTCGGTGGGCCTCATCGGCCTGCTGGCGGTGAAGATCCTGGCGCCTGGCTTCTATGCGCGGCAGGACATCCGCACGCCGGTGAAGATCGCCGTCATGGTCCTGGTGCTGACCCAGTTGCTGAACGCCGTGCTGGTGCCCGTGCTGGCGCATGCCGGCCTGGCCCTGGCCATCGGGCTGGGCGCCTGCATCAACGCCGGATCGCTTCTGTTCGGGCTGCGCCGGCGCGGCATCTACCGCCCCGCCGCGGGCTGGGGCGTCTTTCTGCTGCGCGTGGTGCCCGCGCTGGCCGCGCTGGGCGCGGTACTGCTTTACGCGGACGCGCGCATCGACTGGGTCGGCCTGCAGACGGAGCCCGCACTGCGCGGTCTGTATCTGTTTGGCGTACTGGCGGCCAGCGGATTGGCCTATTTTGGCGGACTGTTTGCCTGCGGCTTTCGTCCCCGCGACTTCGGCCGTCGCGCCATCCGCGCCTAA
- a CDS encoding FecR domain-containing protein, with protein MNAAPQPPLSDQVVTWLVLLRSGRATPKDYANFLAWRDAHPQHENAWQQLTGVLGGPTAGRLSDAYPSGYTGQAEPPVPDSALPALAAASAGVSLGRRHFLTGALAVGGGLAAAAYVGNAYYPINGLASDAATQTGERRRYLLADGSQLLLDARSRVDLEYTATYRMLHLREGAISVNVQADPNRPFLVRTAEGVVRSLGTHYMVRQQARRTLVVVHQNDVEIETRSGARALVPAGTGTRFDDARIGLPRTELVSDAAWENGWIEAHDRPLAEVVASLRPYRQGTLRVSMAAGGLPVRGTYPLDDSDAALRALENSMPIKVSRVTPWFVSINVLSA; from the coding sequence TTGAACGCTGCCCCCCAGCCGCCTTTGTCCGACCAGGTCGTGACATGGCTGGTGCTGCTGCGGTCGGGGCGCGCCACGCCCAAGGATTACGCCAACTTCCTGGCTTGGCGCGATGCTCACCCGCAGCACGAGAACGCCTGGCAGCAACTCACCGGGGTGCTGGGCGGCCCCACGGCGGGCCGCCTCAGCGACGCCTATCCGTCGGGCTACACGGGCCAGGCCGAGCCGCCGGTACCCGACAGCGCCCTTCCCGCACTGGCGGCCGCCAGCGCCGGAGTCTCCCTCGGCCGCCGCCATTTCCTCACCGGCGCGCTGGCCGTGGGCGGCGGGCTGGCCGCCGCGGCTTATGTGGGCAACGCCTACTACCCCATTAACGGTCTCGCCTCCGACGCGGCCACGCAAACCGGCGAACGCCGCCGCTACCTGTTGGCCGACGGCAGCCAGCTGCTGCTGGACGCCCGCAGCCGCGTCGATCTCGAGTACACGGCCACGTATCGCATGCTGCACCTGCGCGAGGGGGCCATCTCGGTGAACGTGCAGGCTGATCCCAACCGGCCCTTTCTGGTGCGCACCGCCGAAGGCGTCGTGCGCTCGCTGGGCACCCACTACATGGTGCGCCAGCAGGCCCGCCGCACGCTGGTCGTGGTGCACCAGAACGACGTCGAGATCGAAACCCGCTCCGGCGCCCGCGCGCTGGTGCCCGCCGGCACGGGCACCCGCTTCGACGACGCCCGTATCGGCTTGCCGCGCACCGAATTGGTCTCGGACGCGGCCTGGGAAAACGGCTGGATCGAGGCGCACGACCGCCCTCTGGCCGAGGTGGTGGCATCCCTGCGGCCGTATCGCCAGGGTACGCTGCGCGTGTCCATGGCCGCCGGCGGCCTGCCGGTGCGCGGCACCTACCCGCTGGACGACTCCGACGCCGCGCTGCGCGCGCTCGAGAACAGCATGCCCATCAAGGTGTCGCGCGTCACCCCGTGGTTCGTGTCCATCAACGTACTCAGCGCCTGA
- the rpsT gene encoding 30S ribosomal protein S20 translates to MANTAQARKRARQSVERNKHNSSLRSMLRTAIKRVRQSIATGDKAAAAETLQKATSIIDRVADKNIIHKNKAARHKSRLSAAVKALA, encoded by the coding sequence ATGGCCAATACCGCCCAAGCCCGCAAGCGCGCCCGTCAGTCGGTCGAACGCAACAAGCACAACTCCAGCCTGCGCTCGATGCTGCGCACCGCCATCAAGCGCGTTCGCCAGTCCATCGCCACCGGCGACAAGGCTGCCGCCGCGGAAACGCTGCAAAAGGCCACCAGCATCATCGACCGCGTGGCTGACAAGAACATCATCCACAAGAACAAGGCCGCTCGCCACAAGAGCCGCCTGTCGGCTGCCGTCAAGGCGCTGGCCTGA
- the garL gene encoding 2-dehydro-3-deoxyglucarate aldolase yields the protein MTSPIPNRFRQRILARDRQVGFWLSMTSHITTELAGLAGFDWLLLDGEHSPNDVPLFVHQLQALQGSQSAAVGRPTWNDPVEIKRLLDIGFYNLLIPFIESAEDARRAVAATRYPPAGMRGVAGLQRSNRYGTVPEYLREVNDNICVLLQIESRPGVEAVDAITAVEGVDGIFIGPSDLAAALGHLGNPGHPEVQETIAHLYRRVSAQGKAVGILAPVPADAQRYLDMGIQFVAVGTDLGAFKQAVFGLRQAFPS from the coding sequence ATGACCTCACCCATACCCAACCGCTTCCGCCAGCGCATCCTGGCGCGCGACCGCCAGGTCGGCTTCTGGCTCAGCATGACGAGCCACATCACCACCGAACTGGCCGGCCTGGCCGGCTTCGACTGGCTGCTGCTGGATGGCGAGCATTCGCCCAATGACGTGCCGCTGTTCGTGCACCAGTTGCAGGCCCTGCAGGGCAGCCAGAGCGCCGCGGTGGGCCGGCCAACGTGGAACGATCCCGTCGAGATCAAGCGGCTGTTGGACATCGGCTTCTACAACCTGCTCATTCCCTTCATCGAATCGGCCGAGGACGCACGGCGCGCCGTGGCGGCCACGCGCTATCCGCCTGCGGGCATGCGCGGCGTGGCTGGCCTGCAGCGCAGCAACCGCTATGGCACCGTGCCCGAGTATCTGCGCGAGGTGAACGACAACATCTGCGTGCTGCTGCAGATCGAAAGCCGCCCCGGCGTGGAGGCGGTGGACGCGATCACGGCGGTGGAAGGAGTGGACGGCATATTCATCGGCCCTTCGGACCTGGCCGCCGCGCTGGGCCACCTGGGCAATCCCGGCCATCCCGAGGTGCAGGAGACCATTGCCCATCTGTACCGGCGTGTGTCGGCGCAGGGCAAGGCGGTGGGCATCCTGGCTCCGGTGCCGGCCGACGCGCAGCGCTACCTGGACATGGGGATCCAGTTCGTGGCCGTGGGCACCGACCTGGGCGCGTTCAAACAGGCCGTATTCGGGCTGCGCCAGGCGTTTCCCAGCTGA
- the araD gene encoding L-arabinonate dehydratase, with amino-acid sequence MTTSRKRKLPEELRSHRWYGVQDLRAFGHRSRTAQMGYHRSDYAGKPVIAIINTWSDINPCHSHFKQRVEEVRRGIWQAGGFPVEMPAMSLSEPFQKPTTMLYRNLLAMETEELLRSYPADGCVLMGGCDKTTPALIMGALSMDLPTLFVPAGPMLRGNWNGNTLGSGSDTWKYWAELRAGNITEADWQGVEDGIARSPGHCMTMGTASTMTAAVEALGLCLSGYSSIPAPDSRHAQMASLSGKRIVDMVWEDLKPSDFLTAASFDNAVRTVLALSGSTNAVVHLIAMARRAGHALDLERFDRLARTTPVLANLRPAGKYLMEDFYYAGGLRALLAQMGDLLDASQQTVDGRTLGENIAGARVFNDDVIRSREQALVERDGLAVLRGNLAPDGAVIKPPAMEARLQRHTGRAVVFHDYNDMAARIDDADLDIDADSVIVLQNAGPQGAPGMPEWGQLPIPQKLLKQGVRDMVRISDARMSGTSYGACVLHVAPESYVGGPLALVRSGDRIALDVPARRLDLLISDEEMAARRAAWQPSPPRFERGFGVLYLKHVGQADTGCDFDFLQTRGSQQPAGEPEIH; translated from the coding sequence ATGACCACTTCCCGCAAACGCAAACTGCCCGAGGAACTGCGCAGCCACCGCTGGTACGGCGTGCAGGACCTGCGCGCCTTCGGCCATCGCTCGCGCACGGCGCAGATGGGCTATCACCGTTCCGACTACGCCGGCAAGCCGGTGATCGCCATCATCAACACCTGGAGCGACATCAATCCCTGCCACAGCCACTTCAAGCAGCGCGTGGAGGAGGTGAGGCGCGGCATCTGGCAGGCCGGCGGCTTCCCGGTGGAGATGCCGGCCATGAGCCTGTCCGAGCCCTTCCAGAAGCCCACCACGATGCTGTATCGCAATCTGCTGGCCATGGAGACCGAAGAGCTGCTGCGCTCTTATCCCGCTGACGGCTGCGTGCTGATGGGCGGCTGTGACAAGACCACGCCCGCGCTGATCATGGGCGCGCTGTCCATGGACCTGCCGACGCTGTTCGTGCCGGCCGGCCCCATGCTGCGCGGCAACTGGAACGGCAACACGCTGGGCTCGGGCTCCGACACGTGGAAGTACTGGGCCGAACTGCGCGCAGGCAACATTACCGAGGCCGACTGGCAGGGCGTGGAGGACGGCATCGCGCGCTCGCCCGGGCACTGCATGACGATGGGCACGGCCTCGACCATGACGGCCGCCGTCGAGGCGCTGGGGCTGTGCCTGTCGGGCTATTCGTCGATTCCCGCGCCCGACTCGCGCCATGCGCAGATGGCGAGCCTGTCCGGCAAGCGCATCGTCGACATGGTCTGGGAAGACCTGAAGCCCAGCGACTTCCTGACCGCCGCCTCGTTCGACAATGCGGTGCGCACGGTGCTGGCGTTGTCGGGCTCGACCAATGCCGTGGTGCACCTGATCGCCATGGCGCGTCGCGCGGGCCACGCGCTGGACCTGGAACGCTTCGATCGCCTGGCGCGCACGACGCCGGTGCTGGCCAACCTGCGGCCGGCCGGCAAGTACCTGATGGAAGACTTCTACTACGCGGGCGGCCTGCGCGCGCTGCTGGCGCAGATGGGCGACCTGCTCGATGCCTCGCAGCAAACCGTGGACGGACGCACGCTGGGCGAGAACATCGCGGGCGCGCGGGTCTTCAACGACGACGTGATCCGATCGCGCGAACAGGCGCTGGTCGAACGCGACGGGCTGGCCGTGCTGCGCGGCAACCTGGCGCCGGACGGCGCGGTGATCAAGCCGCCCGCCATGGAGGCGCGGCTGCAGCGGCATACGGGCCGCGCGGTGGTGTTCCACGACTACAACGACATGGCCGCGCGTATCGACGACGCGGATCTGGACATCGACGCCGACAGCGTGATCGTGTTGCAGAACGCGGGACCGCAGGGCGCGCCGGGCATGCCGGAATGGGGCCAGCTGCCGATCCCGCAGAAGCTGTTGAAGCAGGGCGTGCGCGACATGGTGCGGATCTCGGATGCGCGCATGAGCGGCACGAGCTACGGGGCCTGTGTGCTGCATGTGGCGCCCGAATCGTATGTGGGCGGCCCGCTGGCGCTGGTGCGTTCGGGCGACCGCATCGCCCTGGACGTGCCGGCGCGCCGCCTCGATCTGCTCATCTCCGACGAAGAGATGGCGGCGCGCCGTGCCGCCTGGCAGCCATCGCCGCCGCGCTTCGAACGAGGCTTCGGGGTGCTGTACCTGAAGCACGTGGGGCAGGCCGACACCGGCTGCGATTTCGATTTCCTGCAGACCCGCGGGTCGCAGCAGCCGGCCGGCGAACCCGAGATTCACTGA
- a CDS encoding Ldh family oxidoreductase, with protein MVLTAWGMPRDLADTAAGLMAETDLLGVDSHGISMLPSYEDRLRAGTLRIDARPRLARDGTASALLDGCGGLGHPVSAQAMELAVDKALAHGVGAVAVRNSHHFGAAGVYARLAVRRGLVGLVTSSATTLILVPTHGAMPVLGTNPIAFGAPAERNEPLVLDMATTTVAANKVKVYDFHGKALPPGWAVNGAGASVTDPAEAMRYIFQHAEGGLTPLGGTPAMSSHKGYGLALLAQVLGGTLGGSALAARHARRRKPGDPDDIGHFFLALDPSAFREAGSFAQDMDELIDTMHETPPADASQPVLVPGDPEAAERQRRLRDGVPIPEALAARLRPLCERCGVPYLLSQG; from the coding sequence ATGGTGCTGACGGCATGGGGCATGCCGCGGGACCTGGCCGATACGGCCGCCGGCCTGATGGCCGAGACCGATCTGCTGGGGGTGGATTCGCACGGCATTTCCATGCTGCCGAGCTATGAGGACCGGCTGCGCGCGGGCACGCTGCGCATCGACGCCAGGCCGCGGCTGGCCCGCGACGGCACCGCCAGCGCGCTGCTGGACGGTTGCGGCGGACTGGGCCATCCGGTGTCGGCGCAGGCCATGGAGCTGGCCGTGGACAAGGCGCTGGCGCATGGCGTGGGCGCGGTGGCGGTGCGCAATTCGCATCACTTCGGCGCGGCGGGCGTGTATGCGCGCCTGGCGGTGCGGCGCGGCCTGGTGGGGCTGGTCACCAGCAGCGCCACCACGCTGATACTGGTGCCCACGCACGGCGCCATGCCCGTGTTGGGCACCAACCCCATCGCCTTCGGCGCGCCGGCCGAACGCAACGAGCCGCTGGTGCTCGACATGGCCACCACCACCGTGGCCGCCAACAAGGTCAAGGTGTACGACTTCCATGGCAAGGCCCTGCCGCCCGGCTGGGCCGTGAACGGCGCGGGCGCCAGCGTCACCGATCCGGCCGAGGCCATGCGCTACATCTTCCAGCATGCCGAGGGCGGCCTGACGCCGTTGGGCGGCACGCCGGCCATGAGCAGCCACAAGGGCTACGGGCTGGCCCTGCTGGCGCAGGTGCTGGGCGGCACGCTGGGCGGCAGCGCGCTTGCGGCGCGCCATGCGCGGCGCCGCAAGCCGGGCGACCCGGACGACATCGGCCACTTCTTCCTGGCGCTGGATCCGTCGGCGTTCCGCGAGGCGGGCAGCTTCGCGCAAGACATGGACGAGCTGATCGACACCATGCACGAGACCCCGCCCGCCGATGCGTCCCAACCCGTGCTGGTGCCGGGCGATCCCGAGGCCGCGGAACGCCAGCGCAGGCTGCGCGACGGCGTGCCCATTCCCGAGGCGCTGGCCGCGCGCCTGCGGCCGCTGTGCGAGCGCTGCGGCGTACCCTATCTGCTGTCGCAGGGCTGA
- a CDS encoding FadR/GntR family transcriptional regulator yields the protein MPTERGRDEAVRALERGQRVRLADQLYGQIFDQIVEGRLNVGDKLPSEHEICEMYGVSRPVVREALLRLRADGLVMAHQGLGTFVSHQPAPRLKTFDGVQNVAAYLRAQEVRLALEADAARLAALRRTDDQLRRIVQAHNAFIDALQSGRVSASADLAFHAAIAEASGNDYFLGVLESIHESISGFMRLTLNLTRTGSRQRAQRVADEHAAILDAIREQDSERAKVTMQFHLGQALHRLVDRERDD from the coding sequence ATGCCCACCGAGCGGGGCCGCGACGAGGCCGTGCGCGCGCTGGAACGGGGCCAGCGGGTGCGGCTGGCCGACCAGCTGTATGGCCAGATATTCGACCAGATCGTCGAAGGCCGCCTCAATGTGGGCGACAAGCTGCCCTCGGAACACGAAATCTGCGAGATGTATGGCGTGTCGCGTCCGGTGGTGCGCGAGGCCCTGCTGCGGCTGCGCGCCGACGGGCTGGTCATGGCGCACCAAGGCCTGGGCACCTTCGTCAGCCACCAGCCGGCGCCGCGCCTGAAGACCTTCGATGGCGTGCAGAACGTGGCTGCCTATCTGCGCGCGCAGGAGGTGCGGCTGGCGCTGGAGGCCGACGCCGCCCGCCTGGCCGCGCTGCGCCGCACCGACGACCAGCTGCGCCGCATCGTGCAGGCGCACAATGCCTTCATCGACGCCTTGCAGAGCGGCCGCGTGTCGGCCTCGGCGGACCTGGCTTTTCATGCCGCCATCGCCGAGGCCAGCGGCAACGATTACTTCCTGGGGGTGCTGGAGAGCATCCACGAATCCATCAGCGGCTTCATGCGCCTGACGCTGAACCTGACGCGCACCGGCTCGCGCCAGCGCGCGCAGCGCGTGGCGGACGAGCACGCGGCCATTCTGGACGCGATCCGCGAGCAGGACTCCGAGCGCGCCAAGGTGACCATGCAGTTCCACCTGGGACAGGCGCTGCACCGGCTGGTGGACCGCGAGCGCGACGATTAG